The genomic DNA AGAGTATCAGACTTTAGTATCCTGCTTACGAAATATATCCAGATTCCTCTTCAACATCTCTCTCTCCGTCAAGTTTTGATCAGTGGCCTCAAAATCTGGTGTTTTTGCATCAGAACTGTCTAAAGAAGCAAATTCACACATTTCCTGTTACTGAAGGCAACATTGAGGCTGGTTAAAGAGACTTAcccttgtctttgttttatttattcaccgATTTAAAAGCAACAGTGCAGATGAAGCAGAATAAtcacattaattaaaattaattcatacatttaaaaagtaaatacacaTTTATCTGTTGTCCCAGAGCACCTAGAAAAGATAAAATGTTCCCagtacaattaaaataagtcaATACTATACATCAGAGCACTGACATAACACCCTGTCATGAATGTACACACCTGGGATTACCAAGGACAGGAATACTTAGGTTTTTCTAATTCTTTTAAGAGTTATTCCAGTTTTATAAGGTCTTGGCATTACTATGTGAAGTGTTCTGAGATGATAAATGTTAAGATTTGGTGCTGTATAGATAAAATTGATTCATTCTGAATAATTGTAATTATTCAAACTGGAATGGTAGCTCTTATATTATTCCGAAAGtgaatttcagttcattttctgaaggcaaatggagacaaaaaatgcaagaagACTCACAAAGAGTCAGATGCAGGGAAACGTTAAGAGCAGCCTGTAGAATACACAGGAGTCCAAAACTCACACCAACCAGTGTGTAGAGTTTTTCttctgtgtgaaaaaaaatcaagcagaCACATTGTTCATCGTAAACTCTGAATTAAACAAGCTACATAACAGCAACAGACATTGTGGAAATACAACATTAGGTTACTTACTCCTGCCAGAAGCATAAGGTAGGTTTCTAACGCCCATCATCAGCTCTGAttcctttttaattttaaacctGTTTTACCAACTTGAGTGTGACAAAGATATGCAGTGATGAAGAGCTGAACTTCTCTGTAAACTCCtccttgtttctgtttctgacaATAATCTGCTTACCAAAGCAACACACTTCTCTTCCTCATAATTCACCAACTTTCGCTAACCCACACCCTTTCCTGACTCATTTATTCTCTTGTAAATTTTGTCTACAGTTTTATtggaaatcagtaaaaaataaaaataaaaaaacaaatggcaGAATGTGAGTTTGGATTATTCATTTCATAACGCTTGTGAAACACATACATCCTGGCTACTGTAATGTTATATATTGTATTACTGCCATGTTGCACCTCTTAACTGTAAGTCAGACGAAATGAATCATTTAATGAAACTGGCAGCATTCTTAAGGACAGATAAGAATTGATATTTTCTACTTCTCAACAGAGACAAAATTTCTTTGAAGAACCCTTGGATTATTTTTTCATCAGCATAACtctcacataaatatgttttgccTATCTGCAAAGAATCATCAAACATCCTGTTTCCAAAAGATgctgaaaaactagtccatggaTTAGTTACCTCAAGGCTTGAtgactgtattttctttttatcatgATAATTCAATAAATCTCTGAAAAACCTCCAGTTGGTCTAAaccagtggttcttaacctgggtTCCATCAAACCCTAGGGGTTCGGTGAGTCAGTCTCAGGGGTTCGATGGAGGTCAAGACACACAGCCGACTCATATGATTGGTGATGACACGCCCCGCATGGCCATCACTGGCTGCAGGTGATCACGCTACATTGCTTGGCCAATCTGTGCTGCAGGGAATTTGGTGTGCTCAGTAGTCGACTTGTGACTGTCGTGATGGTACGCCGTGTGATTTCTTCAATATTTTAATCCATACTAACTATgttgagcaaaaaaagaaagtggtcgGACGAATATGTACAACATGGATTCACATGTATAACGGAACGTGATGGGAGTCAGCGTCCTATCTGCATGATTTGCAATGCCAAGTTAAGCAATTCTAGTCTAGCACCGGCAAAACTAAAGGAACACTTCCTTAAGCTGCATGGAGATGGGGAATACAAGAACACAAGTGATGTTAATGcacggttcattttgtgcaccagTAAAACATATAACTAGGTCTTgaacttgaaaaaaatcatattttatttttcaataaagaaggGTTCGGTGAATGCGCATATGAAACTGGTGGGGTTCAGTACCTCCAACAAGGTTAAGGACCACTGGTCTAAACTGTTGCAGCTAGAGTTCTGATCCGGACCAGCAAGAGAGAtcatgtttgtagtttttgagTGTCGActcattggctccctgtaaaaACCCAGACTagattttaaaatccttcttcttAGATACAAGTCTCTTAATGACCAAGCTCCATTGCATTTTAAAGACTTCATTGTGCTATATTAGGTGACCCTGAACATCCCTTAGATATGCTGCTGTAGGCCAGGGCTGCTGAGAACCTCTCGTATTGCACTGAGCAGCTCTCCTCTCTTTTATTTCcctaattttctatgatggaatcattgaaacatgtTTCTACAAAAAAGCAGTCAtggattttggttctttcatccAAATTTATCATAGgccttctggaaatatgactaaAATCTGCTGGgccaaaaatatacacacagcaatgttaatatttggttaaatgtcccaTGGTCATTTTCACCTCATTTAGCTGCTTTTGGTAGCTAttcacaagcttctggttgtatctttgaccacttGTCTttacagaattggtgcagttccaCTAAATTTGTTGGCCAAGACCCAACCTTTTGGcggatgattttaggttttcctgaagaatgtggagacaatcctccttcttttctctttcattcaCTTCTTCTCTATTACATTCACTTATATAAAACACCAGTTCCACTAgcaccaaaacagccccagagcataataatACCACTGCCGTGCTTGATGGTTTGGTAGTTTTAGTGTTCTTTGGGTTAAAGGCCTCCccttctcctccaaacatatttccgttcattgtggccaaatagctcaatttttgcttcatctgaccaaaaaaCCTTTCTCCAGAGtgacttttttgttcatgtAATCAGCAGAAAACTTCAGTCGGGccttaaggttctgcttctaaaGGAAATGCTTCCTTCCTGCACAGCAGCCTCTCAGCcaatgttgatgtaaaacacagTGGACACTGACACCAGTggtccagcagcttctaattcattgcagacctgctttttAGTGATTCTTGATTGACTCTTGAAATCCTGACCAgctgtcagcagcaggtgatgctTCAGGAACACAATTGTACCATGCACTTTGTACTTACAAACAACTGTTAAAACAAATGATTTTAGGATCtatagctgctttgaaatggctcaaaGTGATTTTCCTGACTTGTTTTAGTCAATGCTTTGAATGAATCAGTGAACCAAAAtgcatggttgtttttgtgacaaagacacataTTTCAATGATTCATtcatagaaaattaaaaatcaggAATAATTAAAAACTCAAAACTACCACGATATACATGGTCttcacaagtgtatgtaaacttttgttcacaatttTAGATGTCATTAACTTGatgtcttctctctcctgtaGTTTGTCCTTCGTCATCTCTGTTTTTGTATCTCTCTCAGTACTTCATTTGGAGGttcatttctgtgaaaaaaaaaagaattgtacCTTTCCACTGTTGTCAAAGGTAACTGTTGTCTTCCCTATAtaatattttcagttcagtGCTCTAAGTTTTCATAGAATATGTCATAATTTGGTGCTATCTagtaaaattatgtttaatgtAATCAAATTAACTCATCATACAGCATTAGACATAACCATATGGCCACTGTTGCGTTTCAGatgattgtgtttgtttaaacacaaaatcagaTCCAGAccttttcattaaaatcataaaGTTTATTTATACCAACCAGTGACGCTGAAGACAACCAGTCAAGCAACATCGTGTCATGATATTTATGCTGCGTTTAAGGAAACATGAAGCATCAAGTGGaaagttaaattttaaaattattattcagTGTTGGGTGCGATGTTTCCATTACATGATGATTCAAATAAAGTCTGTGTCTAAACATTAGTTAGAGACATTCACTTGTTTTTGAGTGTCAGATTCGTCACATGCAGTCTGCAGTCATGGTCTCAAATACGTGCAGCTATAATATTATCAAAAATGCTGTATTATCATAAGAACTTTTTGTTGTTAAATCATGAACTTGCCAATATCTGCAAATGTCCATGAGCATAGATGagcacaaacaataaaaacatttttaaacacacttGGTCTTGTTAACACTTTTGACAAAAtccattaaacattaaaacagagcCATATTTATCATAAAAGAAGAATTTAGCAGTATTTAAATGACTCTTTTTACTCATAAACACCACTTTTTGGCTTTAATTAGAGGACTATTCTTTGGATTATGAGCAATCACAGCAGAGAACAAAGTGTGCCGGTATGCTAATGAGTGACTTTAACTGCAGCTTGGCCATAGACAATGTTTTCCTGTTATCTTTACCTAAAAGCGATAGATGTATGATTCATACGTGGTGGGTTCAGATGCTCACAAAGCCACAGTTTTTTCACACATccagacatttttaaagtggCACGGTTTATCATTCCAGTCATTTTCCTCTGCAAAGAACTTTATGTCTCCGCAGTCTTCATCGCTGCCTTTATGACTGTTGGGCTCATCGGTGCCCCAGTagctgaaacaaaacagagaaaagacatTTCATATTCAATTTTACCGTCTGAACACATTTACACCATGAGAAGAAATGAAGCATTCCcgttctttcaaaatgtaacttATCGCACTGATTTATGAAGGGGTGATTAAAATATAACGTATTAACCTCTTAATCAGTGGAGTCCCATCCACCCATTTCCATTTCCTCTCCATCTCCTGGACAGTGAGGCCGATCCAGATGTCCTTTCAGAAATGTCTTGTGAATTCCTTGTCCACAGAAACACCAGAAACATTgccattgcatttttttattttttgagtgTTTATCTCTATCCATCACATGCATACATATGTACAAAGACACACCTGTTCCTCTTTGCTGTTGATAACCACCAGATCTGCACCACGCCGCAGACAGTCACTTCGGCTGTCATCCCATGAGTTTTTCCAAGgagaaatgtaataaaaactaTTGTTGAAGTACATCCATCCTTGTTGGGAAAGGTCACCTGTTAAGAGATAATGTCATGTGTTTGTACTTAGCTATTGTGTTTATTAACATACAGTATTTGCCAACAATTATACCTTCTACTGTCATTTTATACCAGGACAACTGTGTACATTGGTAGTATTCATTTGTTTACACACTAACCTCCACTTATCTGTACATGTAACTGCTTATAACTACATAAAAGTACATCATAAACCATTTATTGAAGCTTAATATACTGCTAATAAATGCTAAACTGTGATatttaaggtaaaaaaaaacaacaactagcTGCTGTGTTGTGCATGTGGTCGTCACTGCAATAAAACTGGACTGGGTtagatttgtgtaatttttgaacAGGAGAAGTGTACGGGATGTGGTTATTTAGTTATCTTGGAAATCTATAATTAGGCCTAACAAAGTTGTCACATGTGTGTATGGATGATAACAAACATTTCCCCCTTGTCTTATTCTTGATACCTATACATTTCCTTTTCACATTGTCTCTTCCTCTTTCACTGACACATCAAGCTCCTTTTTAAGAGCCTGTGATGTGTATAAGCCAACAAGAGAATAATTCAGACATAAAATATgtatgttaaatgtttaatatagacatttgtctgtgaatatatgcacagatttaaataaaagacagaaaatggcctTTGAACTTTACTTTTTACATGTCTATTGGTTTTATGCATAACAAATTAGTTGTGCATTCATCATTGTTTAATTAATATAACTGACAGTGGAAACATCGCCTGTTATAATTACAAGAGAGGGTGTTCCTTTCAGCTGTTTTACAAATGCAACTGTGTATGCACATTCTGTCAGATGATGGAAAGTGTGATTCAGTGGTGGACAAatccaggaaaaaaatgttgttcctTTACTGACAGTAACTTCCTACACTGCACTGCAACCTAAATAAAAGGACATGTGAATCAGAAAGTGATGCCAAAAGAGAGTTTtacaataaatgcaataaacacAATCTAGGAAAAGTGtctcagagatggagagaactTTGCAATTGTATCAACCTCAAGTTGGATTTGCATAATCTGCTGTCATCTCAAACAATTCCACCCGTTACTATTTTGAGGGATCACCAAAGCCTTTGCTTAGCTCTGCTCATGATGGCTGTGATTGGTTTCACTTGGAATGACCACACCATCCAGTTGAAGCTTGGCTGTTTATTGGATGCACATGAGCATTATGTTTGGTGATGACTGAGCTGAgctgggggctgcacagtggcgtagtggttagcactttccccttgcagcaagaaggtccctggttcgcgtcccggctttcccgggatctttctgcatggagtttgcatgttctccctgtgcatgcgtgggttttctccgggtactccggcttcctcccacagtccaaaaatatgctgaggttaattgattattctaaattgcccgtaggtgtgaatgtgagagtgattgtttgtctatatatgtagccctgcgacagactggcgacctgtctagggtgtcccctgccttcgcccgagtcagctgggataggctccagctcccccgccccgtgaccctagtgaggattaagcggtgtatagataatggatggatggatggatgagctGAGCTGATGCAGTGTGAAGAAATGCTTAGTCAGGGCCTTGATTAGGTGGTCCAGAACAAAAGGAGTGACCAGAGAACATGTTAGGATTCTGGATGTCCCCTGGACTTGCtaaaaggatccactgccaatgtCCGGACACCAAGAGGACAAAGAACCAAAGACTGTGTCCTGATggttcagagctgttttggcaacaCAATACACATTAGGCAGCTGGctgtaatgttgtggctgatatgATTGCACCATGACCACAATCATGACTGAAATTAATGACCAGCGGGTCTACAGTAGATTACTGTAACATGAGAGGACATCATTAAGTTGGTGTTCAGGACAGAGAGGGGAGAGCTGCAGATTTAATAAGGCCAGTTTGTGCACTGATCCATGCACCCATGagtaaatcaaaaaaaaaaaaaaagaaaagatcaaTCAAttgatcattaaaaaaacacataaagttgCAAGagtattcagtttcatttgtaCACTCACCAAACATGGTCAACTTCCTCCTCAACTTGTCTCTTTCTTCagccatatttttaaaaatatggtcGGTGTCTTCAGAACTCTCTGAGATAACCAAAAGAGGCATGTGGTTATTTTTAGGGTAGTTCAAAAGGTCGGTATCTGACACGGCCATATTGAGGGAAGATGACAGTGTAGCACAGAGGGGAAGAGACACGCTAACGCTTTCTAACCTGTGGACACCAGCATGTATCAGAGCAGAGAAAATCTTGGGTTTTCTAAAGGTTAAGATGTGGTTATATGTTTCTGGTTAGAATGAGTTTATGGTTATGGCTCGATAAGAGTTGGCACTTAGGTGTGGCTGAGGTTAAGTTAAGGGGAGTGGAGACTGAAACTGATTCAGCTCAGACACAGTCTAAATACAACTCAAAGCAGAAGACTGCTACTCATGACAACCCTACCTATTTTTTAATACAGTGATtaacattatattttaaaaatgcattcatgTTGTATAATCATCAGCAGTGACTGTATGCATAATAGAAtccttgcattttttttgtcattatgaaattttaaaataaccaccATTTCATTTACAGCCAGTGACTGTTCTTAAATTTACACTTTAACTGCAAAGAAAGACAGGCATAAACTCTGAATAAAATCCACaacaaatatatatgtattttaacaAACAGTAATTAAtacttttcagtgtttaaatgtaaaactacaCTATTTTTGACTGTATTGATGTCAGcaaaagaatcaaattaaagATTATGCATATGaacactctaagaaatttccctgtaaatttacagtaaagagctggcagctaaagttgccagcagcgcactgttattttacagtaatcgtaccgtattctacaacaacagtttattactgtaaaaaatattacggtattatgctgtttagagagctatttcctggggctttcaaaatgaaagccccaggaaatagtatagcatagaaatggctcagacaagagatgacttttcaacattaagcttttattaaagccaactctgtatcaaacatagttcaaaaactgaccTATCTAACCCATtcaattttagtaacatacaatcatttcctcatgctgaacaggttcccattgtgcatgttctagttcaggtacactgagtttgattgaacacattcagcagctaacaaatgtcaagtaattcaagtcttgtgaaataaaatctataaaaacaattaatgatatttaacaggttgtcaacaatctgtttaaaaattgcatatcaTATTTCAGGAACCCTGCCTTTAGAATCAGTCTTTCGTAACtcgatcatgttcaataaacacctagtcatggaacaaacctggaactgaagtattttatactgaacccaacacaatactgagacttgttaccttaaaatgacaacatgaacatctggttgcagactgggcttttgctttgtgaaagtgaggtcctgtgtgtagtgatggctgatcgaggctttgttgaagcttcgacacttcattcaaaacatggttcattactcgaggcctcaatgacacacagtgctcgagtaggacatctagtggtcaataatatgaagtgcaatcaagacgtggtcgttggttcatggattgttttggatttgattcgccatgcacacattcctgtttgactacactagatgattgtatgggttgtagtggacacaaaaataatattactagtaataataatgacaataactattgaagagcacgtttcttatttcccatgtttgtctgtatccctatatactctttgcttatattctgtgttatgaaacatttaaacggtgctgctacattcatgagatgctctacaaatacagactgatgtcattttcacatggggctggcgcaaataaagattttatggattattatggattttggcaaagtatgtcttggggtttattggtaaagaggtcagtaaagagggtgtgcttatgtaactggttatgaggttttattgagaaataatttatcaacagttttgggaccactgttccctctaagctgcgcgcgatactttttttttttttttttgcgcatttatcatctatttttttttttttttttgccatttttgagtttttttaacttgagtctcgactcgaccgtttttctcaggaggttggactttagcctttgtgctggagggttgaaccctcagttccaagactttccaaagcctccagacctcccgagtcctcaggacctgagctttcacacagtctgagggctgaaattttctaagtcccacagtagttctctgttagattgaacttccagacagtccaaggactgatatcttctaagttcctgagtacttctctgttagtttgaaccttcacacagtctgaggactgaaatcttaaaagttcttgagtagttctctgttagtttgaaccttcagtctgttaatgtttcgattaaatctttaaggtttttctttttaaatgttttaccaccttttaatgtttaattttctttttaaatccttcattgtattttcagtgtaattcctatttgaacttttattgtctttaagatataattttctaattaaacatttaattttttaattaaatgcttgtctttttttggataggtgtagtgagagacagacaggaaacgggggagaagagtcgggggaagacttgcagcaaagggccactagtgggactcgaacccgggacgctgcgtcaggaACCAGCCCCTGTACCTGGATCACCCgtttaacccgttgagctatatgggtacCCATGTGTTATccttttaagggtttaataatctgattaaatgttttgcattttttaaaatgtttaacattcttcttgtgtcattgtattttttaaatgtttaatgatggaaaatactttatctgtaatttctaatatttgtattttaaaaattttgtttaatttcataatgacatgtattgtatcgtgttgaattatctcattccatattttgtctgtttaatagagttaaacattaaattacattacattctattaaacagacaaaatatggaatgagataattcaacacgatacaatacatgtcattatgaaattaaacaaagtttttaaaatacaaatattagaaattacagataaagtattttccatcattaaacatttaaaaaatacaatgacacaagaagaatgttaaacattttaaaaaatgcaaaacatttaatcagattattaaacccttaaaaagacaaaacatttaattaaaaaattaaatgtttaattagaaaattacatcataaagacaataaaacttcaaatagaaattaaacagaaaatacaatgaagcatttaaaaagaaaactaaacattaaaaggtggtatatgtacatataatttaattgtatttaatgtttaactctattaaacagacaaaatattgaattagataattcaacaatatacatgtcattatgaaattaaacaaaatttttaaaatacaaatattagaaattacagataaagtattttccatcattaaacatttaaaaaattaaacaagaatattaaacatttaaaaaatgcaaaacatttaattagattattaaacctttaaaaagacaaaacatttaattaaaaaattaaatgtttaattagaaaattacatcttaaacttcttaaatctttttaacaataaaacttttcaaaagttttattgtattaattttttttgtttgatttaattgctttttgttatgtagtttatttctttaatcttc from Amphiprion ocellaris isolate individual 3 ecotype Okinawa chromosome 4, ASM2253959v1, whole genome shotgun sequence includes the following:
- the LOC118469182 gene encoding CD209 antigen-like protein A, which produces MAEERDKLRRKLTMFGDLSQQGWMYFNNSFYYISPWKNSWDDSRSDCLRRGADLVVINSKEEQEMERKWKWVDGTPLIKSYWGTDEPNSHKGSDEDCGDIKFFAEENDWNDKPCHFKNVWMCEKTVAL